A window of Polyodon spathula isolate WHYD16114869_AA chromosome 30, ASM1765450v1, whole genome shotgun sequence contains these coding sequences:
- the naa50 gene encoding N-alpha-acetyltransferase 50 isoform X2, with amino-acid sequence MKGRIELGDVTPHNIKQLKRLNQVIFPVSYNEKFYKDVLEVGELAKLAYFNDIAVGAVCCRVDHSQNQKRLYIMTLGCLAPYRRLGIGTKTLNHVLNICEKDGTFDNIYLHVQISNESAIDFYRKFGFEIIETKKNYYKRIEPADAHVLQKNLQSPSPGCDVHKTN; translated from the exons ATGAAAGG CCGGATCGAGCTGGGAGACGTGACGCCTCACAACATTAAGCAACTGAAACGGTTAAACCAGGTCATCTTCCCAGTCAGCTACAATGAAAAGTTCTACAAAGACGTTCTGGAGGTGGGAGAGCTCGCCAAACTGG CGTACTTCAATGACATAGCGGTAGGCGCAGTGTGCTGCAGAGTGGACCACTCCCAGAACCAGAAGAGGCTCTATATAATGACCCTGGGCTGCCTGGCACCATACCGCCGACTAGGAATCG GAACAAAGACGCTGAACCATGTTTTAAACATCTGTGAGAAAGATGGCACCTTTGACAACATCTATCT GCATGTTCAGATAAGTAATGAATCAGCAATCGACTTTTACCGGAAGTTTGGATTTGAGATCATAGAAACGAAAAAGAACTACTACAAGAGAATAGAGCCAGCGGACGCACATGTTCTGCAGAAGAACCTGCAGAGCCCCTCTCCCGGCTGTGACgtgcacaaaacaaattaa
- the naa50 gene encoding N-alpha-acetyltransferase 50 isoform X1, whose amino-acid sequence MKGSRIELGDVTPHNIKQLKRLNQVIFPVSYNEKFYKDVLEVGELAKLAYFNDIAVGAVCCRVDHSQNQKRLYIMTLGCLAPYRRLGIGTKTLNHVLNICEKDGTFDNIYLHVQISNESAIDFYRKFGFEIIETKKNYYKRIEPADAHVLQKNLQSPSPGCDVHKTN is encoded by the exons ATGAAAGG TAGCCGGATCGAGCTGGGAGACGTGACGCCTCACAACATTAAGCAACTGAAACGGTTAAACCAGGTCATCTTCCCAGTCAGCTACAATGAAAAGTTCTACAAAGACGTTCTGGAGGTGGGAGAGCTCGCCAAACTGG CGTACTTCAATGACATAGCGGTAGGCGCAGTGTGCTGCAGAGTGGACCACTCCCAGAACCAGAAGAGGCTCTATATAATGACCCTGGGCTGCCTGGCACCATACCGCCGACTAGGAATCG GAACAAAGACGCTGAACCATGTTTTAAACATCTGTGAGAAAGATGGCACCTTTGACAACATCTATCT GCATGTTCAGATAAGTAATGAATCAGCAATCGACTTTTACCGGAAGTTTGGATTTGAGATCATAGAAACGAAAAAGAACTACTACAAGAGAATAGAGCCAGCGGACGCACATGTTCTGCAGAAGAACCTGCAGAGCCCCTCTCCCGGCTGTGACgtgcacaaaacaaattaa